GCGGCCCGGCAATCTGGGCTGCGTCAAGCGGCCCGAAAAGCCAGCCAGAACCGATGATCCCTCCCAGGCTGGCAAAAATGAGACCAGAAAAACCGACTTCTCTTTTTAATTTACCGGTCATGATTTTTTCCCTCGTTCGTTAGGCTCTGAAGGTATCAGAGGAAAAATCCGGTGTTGATCATTGCAACAAACGGTTCTTCGATGTTTCATGTGGGTAGCCTGAGATCCAGTTTACCGAGGATCAGGTAGGCCATGTTGATAAAGTTCTTGTGGGTACGGTAGCCACGGGCTTTTGCCTTGGCGGACTGGAGGAGGCTATTGAAGCCTTCCAGAATCCCGTTGGTGATCTGGCTCTCGAACCAGCGGAGCACACCATCCCAGTGATTCATGACGGTGTAGGCGACCTTGACCATTGGCGGTAATCCGCTGTCCTTGACGTTTTCCACCCAGGCCTTGAGCAGGGTGGCGCCCTGGTGGCGATTCTGGACGGTGAAGATTTCTTGGAAGGTCAGGCGAAGCTGATAAGCCTGTGCTGTCTTGAGGTTCTGGTTCTTGAGGATCTCCCGGAGCCTGGCGCTTTGCTTGGCGGAGAGCTTTCCCGGGTTCTTGAGCCAAAGCCAGCGGCTCTTTTTCAGGTCTGGTTGGGAGAGGGCTTCCCCCTTGCGTACGGCATCTACGGCCTCATTGACGAGCTTCATGAGGTGAAAGCGATCGAAGGTGACCTGGGCGTTGGGCAGGTGTTCTGCGGCCCCTTTTTGGAAGGCTGGCGAGAGGTCCATGCTGACCTCCGTAATGGCCTCGGCGCTGCCGCCATGGGCCTGCAGATCTTCGGCGAACTGCGCAAAAGTCTCGGCATCCTTGCCGGGTGTGGCAAACAGCAGGCGCTTCGCCACGAGGTCCACAAACAGGGTGATGTAATCATGGCCGCGCCGGCTGCTCGTCTCATCGATACCGACGGAATGGACCTCTGACATGTCCGCGGCCTCGCGGGCCTTGGCGACGTAATGATCGAGCACCCGCCAGAGTCGCTGGTCCGTCTCCCGCACTAGGCGGGAGACC
This sequence is a window from Acidithiobacillus sp. AMEEHan. Protein-coding genes within it:
- a CDS encoding ISL3 family transposase, which translates into the protein MDQGNQLFTLALGLVPPWMVDDVRFTVEEKRLDLHVNFPRGSQFPCPVCGQDCPVYDTQEKVWRHLDFFQHAAYLHARVPRVHCPEHGVHLVSVPWAREGSGFTLLFEALVMAMVREMPVLTVSRLVRETDQRLWRVLDHYVAKAREAADMSEVHSVGIDETSSRRGHDYITLFVDLVAKRLLFATPGKDAETFAQFAEDLQAHGGSAEAITEVSMDLSPAFQKGAAEHLPNAQVTFDRFHLMKLVNEAVDAVRKGEALSQPDLKKSRWLWLKNPGKLSAKQSARLREILKNQNLKTAQAYQLRLTFQEIFTVQNRHQGATLLKAWVENVKDSGLPPMVKVAYTVMNHWDGVLRWFESQITNGILEGFNSLLQSAKAKARGYRTHKNFINMAYLILGKLDLRLPT